One Carettochelys insculpta isolate YL-2023 chromosome 1, ASM3395843v1, whole genome shotgun sequence genomic window, GTGCTTCCTGTGTGAAGTGATTGCAATGTTGACTTTGTTGATGAAAGTGTAAGGCGATTAGGCAAGGCACTTTGGCCAAATGAATGTTGTAAAGaaatggggcaggggtgtgttttggtttggttttgtgtttCCTGGAAAGTTTCCTAATTTAGACTCTCCATTTGTTTTATGCAGCTGTGTTCAGTAACCATGAGTTCCTCTGGCTGGTTTAGAACAGTTAAGAATTTTGGGTCTGTTGGTGGCTGAACCATATACATGTGCCGAGGAAGGGCGGGACGCGAGGAGCCATATCCGCTCTTGCAGAGGCCACAGGATGCCCAGATAGAAATACAGGCTCTGTACTCGCTTTGCATGCCTGAAGGAGAGttgcagggagcaggggacaaGCACATGGAGGAGATCTGGCTGTGCTCACAGAAGAAGCGTAGGACAGGCATGTCACACTCTGGCTGTGCTCCCACAGGGAGGGGCCAGATCCACAGCACCTCCAACACTGGGTGGCTACAACTAGTtgggaaaaaaagtttaaaaacaatttttggtGGTATTTTTGAAATGAGTTCCAAATTCAAGGACTGTCTGGGTCAGCACCTAAAGGCACCACTGAGCCCTCAGTTATCTCATACAGTTTTGGTAACGTTTTGATCTCCCTGTGGCTGCATGCTGGACTTTGCAATCCGTGCCTGATGCCGTGCAGATACTCCAGTGACCTCCTGGCCCTTTGTTGGCAGATATGGGCCTTTATCTGCAGGCTTCATCTTTCCTAGAGCTCACATCAGAACAGCTTCTCCACATAACATGGGAGCTGGGACCAGGGGAGGGAACAGGAATCAGAGAGACACTtgtgggaaggaagggaagtctgagaggagcagggagagaaaATAACTTAAGGTGGGGAAAGTGAGACCATGTGGACATTGCTGTAGCACCTCAAAAACCTATAAGAAGTAGAGAAAAGTGCACAGGAAGTGACTTTGTAGCAGGGATAGCAGAATTTCCATGTGGACTTCCTAAGCCTCATATAGGGGCTTGATGTGGGAAATTCACCTCCCATGGGTTTCTGTCTCAAATCAATGCTTAGAAGCATTGAATttatgaaatgtttttaaaaattattaaccTTGAGCAAAGACTGAACATGGATACAACGTCAGGGAAAAGTGCTCTCAGAAACAATGGCACGTTCAAAGAGATTGAAAGTGTATCAgtgcaaaaaaagaaagaaacactgGTGTCATGTGCAGTGAGGTAAATGCAGAGTAGCGCCAGGGAGAGACTCTGGATTTACTCCAGTGAAACTGACGTTGGCATTTGACCAGAAGGATACAAAATCGTGCATAGCTGCACTCTGGCCTAGCTGGCTAGTAATCTTGGGTGACATCCAGGGGAGAAGACAGAATTGTTCCGCCCCTAGGTCTCTGGGCCAGAGGTGGGGAGAGCAGCtctgtgcttccagaaggggcaggacctcaggcagaagggggtggCAGGGGTTAGCCTCCCCCCAGCAGGCTCTTCATCCCTGTCTGAGGCTGTGGAGCTCACagtcagcattccctgtaagctgagtgcttgggtgactgttcagatgctgcccagctgattagcagagttcccacagctgcccacagctggcaaaaTGTGTTCctactggaggtgcacatctgctcatgcctcagtacatataataaaatttattctgcccatggatggaaaaaaacgaGAGGGGACCCTGcacagagtgcagggctttagtggtgatttaaagggcccagagctctagccaGGGGCTTCAAACCCTTtcgaattgccaggccctgggacgattgcccccttctcctccctcctgtcccccatcaGCTTGTctagctacatctgcactacaacaAAAATCCCACACCACAGCCTCTCAGAGCCCATGTCAACTGCCTTGGGCGCGTGTTGCAGGGCTAAGAATTATGGGGTTTGGCTGGAGTCTGGATGTGACACCCTCCCCATTCTCAGCTTCTCAGATCTTGGGCTCCAACTCGAGTCCAAACACCTGCACAGCAGTTTTcagtcctgcagcctgagccccacaagtgcAAGTCAGCTGACTCAGCCCAGCCGCAGCCGAGAGACGGGCCATTTATTGCACTGTGGACCTGCACGTTGAGCTGTTTGGAGAGGGCTGCGTATATAGGAGAGTTGTAACAGCTCCTGTGGTGGCTATGTCCCAAGTTTGCCTGTGAGCTTAACAAAGGAAGATACGTGTTTATAATATGTAAAATAGATGTGGGTTTATGCTTAATCTCACAGTATAGCAACAAATTGGCATCATATAGCTCATAACCCCAGGTGGTTTTCCACTTCTATATTTGGGTATTTGCATATGAACCTGAGGAAACCAAGAGCCTTAAATACTGAAGTCAGGTCTATTTAGCAGAGAGAGAAGCTTTATGTGCTTAAAAAGCCCTACCACTGAGGAAATTCAAACAGTTCCAGATGCTAACATACTTGGGGGTATTCACATTCTTGTCTATGCAGGCCTGGCTTCTATAGGTAACGTCAGAAGGCCTCTGCCCATCTCCCTGCGGTTGATACAAGTTATAATATGTCAGATGTTTGCGTTCTGTTCTCAGGACTGAGACGTGAACCCTTGGTTGTCTGTGTGTGATGCTCAGGGAACAGGATGGGCCTTGATTTCAGATGAGGTGTGGACAGAAATGGGAACAAAGTTAAATGTGTTTGGGTGAATTTAGCTTGGCATTTCTAAACATGGGTGGCTTTTAAGCATACCCTGAActttgaatttcaaggctttccaaaaactggacttattttttctgtatttgtttatatattttaGTTACCAtgctcttttttccccagcaatCATCAACTTTCAGTCTTAACCAcgtagtttattttaaaatagatataCAAGCTCCTACTCAGACCATATAACAGATTTTAAGCCAGCGATACACATAGACTCCCTGACATAATGTGTACCCGGTATATATCTTTTGTTGAAATCATTTCTGAGGACACACAGATAACAGAAAGCCCTTATCCTACTGTCTGCGGCTGTCCTCTAAAACAGTAGCTCTCCCCCTTTTGCGGATtattgtacccctttcaggagtctgagttTTCTTGTATCCCGCCCCACCCTTAAATTTTACCTTGTTTATAAACTACTTGCTCACAGAAACCAAACATTATAATATAAAAGAATCCCAGCAGACTTACTGAAAAATGACTTACTTGCTCATGTTTAAGCAATCAATTTGAATATAATTGTGTACTGTACATCTCAATGTATAGCATGTAGAGAAGTATAAACAGgtaattgtatgaaattttagtttgtactgatgtCACTAGTTCAAACGGAGATGTTGTATGGACAGGGGGTCGTGTAGCAGATCTTGTGAAAATGTAGGCAGAAAAATCAATGATGAACAATTGGTTAGTAAGTTTGGATCCCATCTGAGACATCTCAAAGGGgtttgattttcaaaaaaaaaacaagaatccATCCAGTGAAAATCAGGCCTCTCTAAGATGTCTCAAGTTAAGCACCCACAATTACCAGTCACTTGTGGAAATTAAAGCCAGTTTCAGATCCCCGACTGTCGAGTTCAAAATTCTGTGTGTCACATCCTGTAAAACTGATCTGATTTATAGGTGTTCGTATTTGCCGCAGTACTGTTGTCAAATATAGAGAGAAAAAGTAACCCTCGCTTTAGAAGAAAAACCAGGAGTCACAAAGAAACAGTATCAAACCAGCAGTTTATTGTGTAATAAACACCCACATCCTGGCACCTGTCCAATCTCCTCTGCATCGGCATCAGGCTAATTGACACAAAATCTAGGAATCCTTGGCTATAGGGGAGTGAAGCAGCAGGCAGGATAACATACAGTGAACAAGCAACTTAACAGGTTTCAGAGACTTCACTCCTTCTAGGTACTGAACCCGGGCTCCAGGCGCCGGGAATGGGAACCTGTCACTCTAACTTGCTCCTCCGCTGCCCAAAGTAGCGCTTGTAGGCAGCAATGTAGCCATGGCGCATGGCATAGCGCTCACAGGGATTGTAGTCCTCGCATATCTCTCGCTGGCGTTCCTGCGGGCTCTTATTGCGTTCTCTGATCCTGCACAGGCAAGGAAGGGGAAAGGAACAAGAGAGTGAGTCACTGTTTGAAATGTTGCTGTTTGTGGTCAGGacctcctgccccaccttctcACACATGCCTCTGGAATTCTTTCAGCCATCCTCGGCTCTGCCAATGCAACGACCCTGCTCTGAGCCCTTTCCCAAGTACCATTCGCAGCAGATGGGGACTGTAGAGTCTTTTGCTGGCGAAGGAGCAGGTCTTACTTCCTTAGTGGCTCGAAGTACTGCCATAAGCTATTCAGATCTATCATGTTGCCTGGGATAGGTAAAGGCGTGGGAACATCCCATAAAGGGGCCATCTAGCCTTCTCACATGGGGACATGTGAACCCATCAGCAGTGTAAGAGATGAGAGCCGATGCCTCGGTGCCTGTGAATCTCTCCTGTACTGACCCATGCAGTTCAGCTCTGGGttcctctctccttctccccaaaCCATTTCTGTCTATTTTTAAGGGTTTGGGTGGCCTCCATCACAGTAGAAATTGAGCACCTCATAATCTTATCACctccaagccgtgtctacacgtgcacgctacttcggagtagtggcactaacttcgaaatagcgcccgtcacggctacacgcgccgggcgctatttcgaagttaacttcgacgttaggcagcgagacgtcgaagtcgctaaccccatcaggggataggaatagtgccctacttcgacgttcaacatcgaagtagggaccgtgtagtcgttgcgcttcccgcaacttcgaaatagcagggtccgccatggcgtccatcagctgaggggttgagagacgctctctctcgagcccctgcggggctctgtggtcaccgtgggtagcagcccttagcccagggcttctggctgctgctgcggcagctggggatccatgctgcatgcacagggtctgcaaccaattgtcagctctgtgtattttgtgttgtttagtgcaactgtgtctgggaggggccctttaagggagcggcttgctgttgagtctgccctgtgaccctgtctgcagctgttgctggcacccttatttcgatgtgtgctactttggcatgtagacgttccctcgcagcgcctatttcgatgtggtgccgcgcaacgtcgaagttgaacatcgacgttgccagccctggaggacgtgtagacgttattcatcgaaatagcctatttcgatgtaggcttcacgtgtagacgtagccccacacTCCTATGAGATAGGGCAGGGCTGTCTATGGAAGTGAGGCACAGAAAGCCTCACTGAATTGACACAAAGGAAGTCAGTGGTGGATCAGGGAACTAACGTGGGTCTCCCCAAGGCCTAGGCTGGTGTCTGTTGGACAATCCTTCCTCTCAGGACTTCCACCAGTGATTTCCCCACTCTCCTCCAGTGCTGTCATCAGACTGATTATTTCATGCCctatggcaggggtgggcaataatttttttggggagggggcactccaagattttggcaaGCAGTCAAGAGTTGCGCTTTTCTATCGatggggtgtggagtctgggatctGCCTTGACCTGTCCACGAGGCTtcgaaaccagccaatgggagctgagaaattatgTTCAGCTGCCCTGCCCCTACCACAACAtcttagctcccattggccagtttcatgcctccctcccactccccagcaaaatctctgagctcctattAGCCAGCCGATGGGATCTGAGAGATTTTCCTGGGGGAGGCACTTGACACTCTTCCGCCTCTCCACTGTAGGAGCTAGacacaggccagattaaaaggctcagtgggccagattcagcccgCAGGCCACAccttgcccacccccaccctacaGGCACAAAAAAGTGCCCCTATACTACATACTCTCCATGGTAATCTTCCTCTATCTTCGGTCAGTTTTGGGTTCCCCGGTGGGATCCCCAAGATGAAAGGAGATTCTGTCTCCAGGATAACGGCACTGGCCTCCCTCCTTGGCACCATCTTAAACCTGCTTAGACGAGATCTTCACCACCCCATCCCCTTCTATCCGTGTTCTAAGCCCCACTGAAAACATACCTCTCCTGCACAATGAAGTTTCGTCTTGACTGATCTCGCATGAAGTTGTTGGCATGCAGTCTGTTTATGAAGGGATCTGGTGAAGTGAGAGagtgtttatttatttttaattaatgcaTCATTGAAATGAAGATGATCGACTGCTTACAGCAAATCCTGCTTTGCCAACACACCACTTGTCCTCTCATTCACAATGAAACACTGGACCCCATCCACCtcctgttttcactagcttcctGTGCTCCAAAGTCCTGCAAACTACCAGTCTCTCACTGGCATGAGCATCCCATATTCCCCAAGCCTGTCATTCTTgccagcctcctcctcttcctgagtTCATGCTCTCTACTAGCCTGCTTCTCTCTTTCCATAAGTTAAGGATGGAAAGGGCcatccagctgccactgcttgtTTCTTACAGTGCATTCTCCAGATCAACTTCAAAAAAGCAGCCAGTGGGGCTTCCCTCATTGCTCTAGGGAGATTATTCCACACTCTAATAGATCACACATCTTTTTCCTTAATATTCAACCTAAATTGCTCATTGGCTAGTAACTCCTCTCTTTTAACCACACTAGGTGGGCTCCTCTCAGCTCTCTTTATGGGGCTTATATTTGTCAAATACTTAGCCAGGATTATCCCATTTCCCTGGGTTGTCAGGATATAGATTAATCACATGTCCCAAGGACTTTCTTGTACCataaaaacaaaccccatctCTGACCTGCACCCCAATCTGATGCCTCTGCAGGTACAGCCCAAAGTTATAGTGGCACTTTTTTTTTGGCTGCCATTTCATATTACAGTATTACCTAACCTCACCTTTATCATTTACTGCTTTCCCTgggtcctcctgcccctgctgaccTACATTTTGAATTATGTTTCCCCAATTGTGCCAACTTGCATTTGCCCAGggtatatttctttaaaaatattaaacttcTATCCCTCTATGCTCTAAACTTGTTTAGATTGCTTTTTATGATTGCTCCGTCCCCAAATTTATCATCCTCTTCAAATTGAGTCAACATGCTGTTTACTTCTTTTTCCAGATGAGTAATAGCTCCACATGCCTGCCAATCTCAGCTGCTTCTCCTAGTGAAGAGGGaaaggcagtgggggtggtggagAATGAGTTACCTTACAGCCTCTCATTAGTGGCTGAATACCAGATGTGGCATATCTCTACAGCACCTCTTAGGCAGCTCTGCCCAAGCTCAGCACTCTGCTGTTTATCAATTGCATTTTCTAAGACCCTTTTCTGGGCCTGTGTCAGTGATCAAAGTTAATTCCAGTTAGTTGTCAGGTAGGATTTTTAAGA contains:
- the LOC142021857 gene encoding matrix Gla protein-like, yielding MRTLILFTLLAVLVVAAFCYESHESAESYEIFDPFINRLHANNFMRDQSRRNFIVQERIRERNKSPQERQREICEDYNPCERYAMRHGYIAAYKRYFGQRRSKLE